The Sandaracinus amylolyticus genomic interval AGCGCGCGCCGGTGATCCCGGGTGGCCTCGCGATCGTGAGCGCGGCGCTCGAGGCGCTCTCGATCCCGCGGCTGCGCGCGGCGCGCAGCGCGATGCGCGAGGGGATCCTCTACGACCTGATCGGTCGTCACGCGGATCACGACGTGCGCGAGGCGTCGATCCGGTCGTTCGCGGAGCGACACGGCGTCGATCGCGAGCACGCCGAGCGCGTGCAGGCGACCGCGCTCGCGCTGCTGCGCGACGTGTCGGTGCCGTGGCGCCTCGATCTGCTCGACTACGGCGCGCCGCTGCGATGGGCGGCGACGCTGCACGAGATCGGGCAGTCGCTCACGTACGCCGGCTATCACAAGCACGGCGCGTATCTGGTCCGCAACGCGACGCTCGCGGGGCTCGCGCGCGAGGACGCGATCCGTGTGTCCGCGCTGATCGGGCTGCACCGCCGGAGGCCGAAGCTCGAGTACGCCGCGGGGCTCGAGCGCGCGCAGCAGCGCGATCTCCTGCGCGTCGCGGTGCTGCTGCGCCTGGCGGCCGCGCTCCATCGCAGCCGCGCGGCGATCCGTCCGCCGGTGCGCGCGTTCGCGAGCGGCAAGCAGCTCGAGCTGCGGCTGCCGCGCGCGTGGGCCGAGACGCACCCGCTCGCGATGGGCGAGGTGCGCGCCGAGCGCGAGCACCTGCGCAAGATGGGCGTGAAGCTGCGCGTCGTCGCGCGGTAGCGCGCAACCTCGCGGAAAGACGGCGATGCGCGCCGCACGCGCGGCGCTGGACGGGCGTTCGGGCGTGGTAAGTTGCGGCCGTGGCGCACGCGGTGAGAGACGAGGGCGACTGGGATCCGCCTCGCGAATTCGACGGATTCGTGGTCGTCGGACCGCTCGGACGCGGCGGCATGGGCGCGGTGCATCGCGGTCACGACGTCGCCCTCGATCGCCCCGTCGCGCTGAAGTTCGTGCGCGCGGCGCATCCCGATCCACGCGAGCGCGAGCGCTTCCTGCGCGAGGCCCGCGCCCTCGCGCGCCTCACGCATCCGAACGTCGTGCAGGTGTTCCGCGTCGGCGAGGTCGAGGGCAATCCGTACATCGCGTACGAGTTCGTCGAGGGCTCGACGCTGCACGCGATGCGCACGCCGGTGCGCTGGGATCTCGCGCTCGATCTCGGCATCGGCATGGCGCGCGGGCTCGCGTCGATCCACGCGCGCGGCCTGCTCCATCGCGACATCAAGCCCGCCAACGTCGTGGTGACGAGCACCGGGGTGCCGAAGCTGATCGACTTCGGGCTCGCCCTGCGCATCCACGAGAGCGAGGCGGTCGACACCAGCGGCCCGCTGCCGAGCGGCGCGACCGGGCTCACGTCGATCGGTCGCATCGTCGGCACGCCGCAGTACATGGCGCCCGAGCTCTTCGAGGGGCTGCCGGCCACGCTGCGCTCCGACGTGTACGCGCTCGGGCTCGTGCTGCGCGAGCTGCTCACGGGCGAGCGGCTGCGCTGGGGCATGCCGCTCGATCTGCTCGCGACCCGCGCCATCGAGGACGAGGTGCGCGTGCCGCGCGTGCCCGACGCGCCGCAGGGCTTGATCGACGCGGTCGTGCGCTGCCTGCGTCGCGATCCCGCGGAGCGATGGCCGGGCGCGGATGCGCTGCGCGACGCGCTCGAGCTGCTGCGTCGTTATTACCGTCCGTTCGCGCAGCCGACCGAGGGGCGCGGCGTCGAGGACGAGTACGGTCGGCTGACCGCGTCGTTCGCGCGGATCGCGTCGTCGGGCGACGCGATGATCTCGCGCTTCTACACGCTGCTCTTCGAGCGTGCGCCCGACGCGAAGCCGCTCTTCCCGCACGACCTCGAAGGTCAGCGCCACAAGCTGCTGCACGCGATCGAGAACGTGGTCGCGCAGATCCGCGCGCCCGAGCGCCTCGTGCCGCTGCTCGAGGATCTCGGGCGACGGCACGTCGCGTACGGCGCGCGGCGCGAGCACTTCGAGCAGGCGGAGAGCGCGCTGATCGCCGCGCTGCGCGAGCACGACCCGCGATGGGACGCGCCGACCGAGATGGCGTGGCGCACCGCGATCTCGCGCTTGTCCGAGGCGATGCTGCGCGGGATGGCGATCGCCGACACCGATCTCGCGGAGACGCTGCCGCCCGCGCCCTCGCCGGGGCCCACGCGGCGCTCGACCCCGGTGCGCGCGGAGGTGACGCAGGATCTGCCGCGCACGAGCTTCGTCGATCGCGATGGCGTCGCGATCGCGTACCAAGTGATGGGCGAGGGGCCGGTCGATCTGGTGCTCGTGCCGGGGCTCGTCTCGCACGTCGAGCGGTCGTGGCAGCACCCGGCGAGCGCGGCGTGGCAGCGCGGGCTCTCGTCGATCGCGCGGCTCGTGATGATCGATCGTCGCGGATGCGGGCTCTCGGAGCGCGCGCCCGAGTCGTACGAGCTCGACGCGCAGGTGGACGACGTGCTCGCGGTGCTCGACGCGGTGTCGAGCCGCCGCGCGGTGATCGTGGGCACGTGCGATGCGGGCGCGATCGCGGCGCTCGCGGGCGCGAAGGCGCGCGCGCGGGTCGCCGGTGTGGTGATCGTCGGCGGCGCGCTGCGGCTCGGCGATGCGCTCTCGAGCGAGGTGATCGACGAGCGCGCGCAGGCCGTGCGCGCGGGGTGGGGCTCCGCGGTGCTCGCGGATCTGCTCGCGCCGTCGCTCGCGGAGGACGCGTCGTTCCTCGCGTTCTGGGCGTCGCTGTTGCGATCGTCGTCGAGCCCCGGCGCGCTCGCCGCGCAGCTGCGGCGAGGCGCGGAGATCGACCTCACCGCGCACGTCGCGTCGCTCGACGTGCCGACGCTGATCGTGCATCGGCGCGGCGATCGGTTCGTGCCGCAAGCGCAGGCACGCGCGCTCGCGGAGGCGCTGCCGAGCGCCGAGCTGGTCGTGCTCGACGGCGAGGATCACCTGCCGCTCGCGGGCCCTCGCGACGC includes:
- a CDS encoding alpha/beta fold hydrolase; translation: MAHAVRDEGDWDPPREFDGFVVVGPLGRGGMGAVHRGHDVALDRPVALKFVRAAHPDPRERERFLREARALARLTHPNVVQVFRVGEVEGNPYIAYEFVEGSTLHAMRTPVRWDLALDLGIGMARGLASIHARGLLHRDIKPANVVVTSTGVPKLIDFGLALRIHESEAVDTSGPLPSGATGLTSIGRIVGTPQYMAPELFEGLPATLRSDVYALGLVLRELLTGERLRWGMPLDLLATRAIEDEVRVPRVPDAPQGLIDAVVRCLRRDPAERWPGADALRDALELLRRYYRPFAQPTEGRGVEDEYGRLTASFARIASSGDAMISRFYTLLFERAPDAKPLFPHDLEGQRHKLLHAIENVVAQIRAPERLVPLLEDLGRRHVAYGARREHFEQAESALIAALREHDPRWDAPTEMAWRTAISRLSEAMLRGMAIADTDLAETLPPAPSPGPTRRSTPVRAEVTQDLPRTSFVDRDGVAIAYQVMGEGPVDLVLVPGLVSHVERSWQHPASAAWQRGLSSIARLVMIDRRGCGLSERAPESYELDAQVDDVLAVLDAVSSRRAVIVGTCDAGAIAALAGAKARARVAGVVIVGGALRLGDALSSEVIDERAQAVRAGWGSAVLADLLAPSLAEDASFLAFWASLLRSSSSPGALAAQLRRGAEIDLTAHVASLDVPTLIVHRRGDRFVPQAQARALAEALPSAELVVLDGEDHLPLAGPRDALLDVIDAFVAKVTR